In Larimichthys crocea isolate SSNF chromosome XXII, L_crocea_2.0, whole genome shotgun sequence, the genomic stretch CTCGACTGTCAGGAGCGCTCGACATCTGGGCAGTCCGGTGAATCCCCCATTTTTGAGACGGTGCTTTAGTTCATGTTGGAATGAAAATGCAGACAGAAACGTCTCTGTAACCTTACTGTTTCTCTGGTGTTCAGCTAAAAGACCCCTCGGCTGTTAAAGCAGAAGTCGACACTGAATCCCCACGAGAAGAACCGCCGGCCCGCTGTGGGCAGTCAGACATCAGGCGGATTCGGGTTCGGAATCAAACTAAGGATATGCAGCCTGATGAATGTTAGCGAAGATTTCACAGATTTCTGTAAGTTGAACTCTGAATTCATTCAGAAAAGAAACTGATTTTGTCTCATGTCCGTTACTGAGCAAGAGCGttcgttcacacacacacacaacacacacaccacacctcaGGTCTCTGAGGTTTTTAATATTGAGCCTCTTTATGAAGCAATCTAAAAATCTGTGAGCAATGAggtttcttctttctgtctgcacaAACGTTCAGCAATGTTTGGTGAACGTAGTGAATGCCGCTCACAGGTGTGTAGGTGTGATCTGCACACGATTTGAATCGAGTTAATTAACGGAGGCGTGGGCAGACGTCTGCAGTCGTCTTTGATTGTTAAACGTTGTCTAAACGTTCCTGGGAGCTGTGTGTCTCACAGATGGACTGTGGTGTTTTCCGTGTGTTAATGGACACACGCTGATTTTACAGGAGGAGGTTTGATGTGACGCTCCCTCTCAGGTCTCTTCTGGTTTTTGACTTCCTATTTCATCTTTGTGGTTTGGACTctgcatttttaatgatgtttgctCTGATTGAATCGATCCCGTCTTCATTAATTGCTTCCTGATTGGGCTCCGCTGATCTCAGATCTGTCCCTGCTCACATCATTGCGGCTTCTTTTTGTGTGCAGCTGCTCGTGGTGGAGGTGATCTGCTGAAGCAGTATTGATGCAGTGCCCGCCCCGCCCCTCCCGACTCCTCTTCCCATTCCACGGCGATAGCTGCTGGGACCGGTTGTAGCAACCACATCCCAGGCACAAAGAGAGCCCAGCTGGTGTGGGACCGGTCTGTCAGATCGCCATCCTGTAGAGAGACTTTACTCCCAATGTGAGCCTCTCTGAGAATGTTCTGTGTTTCACCTGCACgacatgtttcatgtgtggGAGTCTGTAacgtgacggtctgtaacatgacggtctgtaacatgacggtctgtaacgtgacggtctgtaacgtgacgtctgtgaggtgacggtctgtgaggtggcggtctgtgaggtgacggtctgtgagtgacggtctgtaacggacggtctgtaacatgacggtctgtgaggtgacggtctgtgaggtgacggtctgtgaggtgacggtctgtgaggtgacggtctgtaacatgacggtctgtaacgtgacggtctgtgaggtgacggtctgtgaggtgacggtctgtaacgtgacggtctgtgaggtgacggtctgtCGTGAACGGTCTGTGagtgacggtctgtaacatgacggtctggTACAACATgcggtctgtgaggtgacggtctgtGCGTGGACGGTCTGTGACGGGTGACGGTcctgtaacatgacggtctgtaacatgacggtctgtgaggtgacgtCTGTGAGGTGCCggtgtaacatgacggtcttgaggtgacggtctgtgaggtgacggtctgtaacgTGACGGTCGTGACTGGTGACGGCTGTACGTGGTCTGTGAGTGAcgtctgtaacatgacggtctgtaacatgacgtctgtgaggtgacggtctgtgaggtgacggtctgtgaggtggacgtctgtaacatgacggtctgtaacatgacggtctgtgaggtgacggtctgtgaggtgacggtctgtGAGGTTAGGTCTGTAACATGCCGGTCTGTGAGGTGCGGTCTGTAACGTGACGTCTGTGAgtgacggtctgtgaggtgacggtctgtaacatgacggtctgtgagtgacggtctgtgaggtgacggtctgtaacatgcGGTCTGTAAGGTGACGGTCTTtacatgacggtctgtaacatgacggtctgtgaggtgacggtctgtaacatgacgtCTGTGAGGGTGACGGTCTGTACATGACGGTCTGttaacatgacggtctgtgaggtgacggtctgtGAGTGACGGTCTGTAACGTGACGGGTctctgtgaggtgacggtctgtaacatgacggtctgtaacgtgacggtctgtgaggtgacggtctgtgaggtgacggtctgtaacgtgacggtctgtaacatgacgtctgtgaggtgacggtctgtaaggtgacggtctgtaacatgacggtctgtaacgtgacggtctgtaacatgcGGTCGTCTTGAGgtgacggtctgtgaggtgacggtcttgtaaacatgacggtctgtaacatccgacggtctgtgaggtgacggttgtgtaacatgacggtcttTGTAACGTGAcgtctgtgaggtgacggtctgtaacatgacggtctgtgaggtgacggtcgtacatgacggtctgtgaggtgacggtcgtgaggtgacggtctgtaacatgacggtctgtaacatgacggcTGTGAGGATGACGGTCTGtacatgacggtctgtaacaaCCTGACGGTGCTGTAACGTGcgacggtctgtaacatgacggtcttCTGAGGTGACTGGTCTTGTCAACGTgcggtctgtaacatgacggtctgtaaaTGACGGTCGTAACATACGGTCTTGACAGGTGACGGGTCTGTtgaggtgacggtctgtaaACGCTGACAGTACTGTcctgtaacatgacggtctgtaacatgacggtctgtaacgatgacggtctgtgaggtgacggtctgtgaggtgacggtctgtaacacttgacggtctgtaacatggCGTCTGTAACGCgaacatgacggtctgtaacatgacggtctgtgaggtgacggtctgtgaggtgacggtctgtgaggtgTAAGTGACGGTcgtaacatgacggtctgtaacgTGACGGTCTTACTTAACATGCGGTTCTGTGAGGTGACGGTTGTGAGGCTGACAGGGACAcacagaaccagacagaaccagacagggacaaacagaaccagacagaaccagacagggacacacagaaccagaccagaaccagacagaaccagacagggacacacagaaccagacagaaccagacagagaaaacacaaagtgatccttttcacatttccactgttacagaccgtcacctcacagaccgtcatgttacagaccgtcacctcacagaccgtcatgttacagaccttcacgttacagaccgtcacctcacagaccgtcatgttacagaccgtcacgttacagaccgtcatgttacagaccgtcatgttacagaccgtcacctcacagaccgtcatgttacagaccgtcacctcacagaccgtcatgttacagaccgtcatgttacagaccgtcacgttacagaccgtcatgttacagaccgtcacctcacagaccgtcatgttacagaccgtcatgttacagaccgtcacgttacagaccgtcatgttacagaccgtcacctcacagaccgtcatgttacagaccgtcacgttacagaccgtcatgttacagaccgtcacgttacagaccgtcatgttacagaccgtcacgttacagaccgtcacctcacagaccgtcatgttacagaccgtcacctcacagaccgtcatgttacagaccgtcatgttacagaccgtcacgttacagaccgtcatgttacagaccgtcacctcacagaccgtcatgttacagaccgtcacgttacagaccgtcacctcacagaccgtcatgttacagaccgtcacctcacagaccgtcatgttacagaccgtcatgttacagaccgtcacgttacagaccgtcatgttacagaccgtcacctcacagaccgtcatgttacagaccgtcatgttacagaccgtcacgttacagaccgtcatgttacagaccgtcacctcacagaccgtcatgttacagaccgtcatgttacagaccgtcacgttacagaccgtcatgttacagaccgtcacctcacagaccgtcatgttacagaccgtcacctcacagaccgtcatgttacagaccgtcatgttacagaccgtcacgttacagaccgtcatgttacagaccgtcacctcacagaccgtcatgttacagaccgtcatgttacagaccgtcacgttacagaccgtcatgttacagaccgtcacctcacagaccgtcatgttacagaccgtcacgttacagaccgtcatgttacagaccgtcacgttacagaccgtcatgttacagaccgtcacctcacagaccgtcatgttacagaccgtcatgttacagaccgtcacgttacagaccgtcatgttacagaccgtcacctcacagaccgtcatgttacagaccgtcacgttacagaccgtcacctcacagaccgtcatgttacagaccgtcacctcacagaccgtcatgttacagaccgtcatgttacagaccgtcacgttacagaccgtcatgttacagaccgtcacctcacagaccgtcatgttacagaccgtcatgttacagaccgtcacgttacagaccgtcatgttacagaccgtcacctcacagaccgtcatgttacagaccgtcatgttacagaccgtcacgttacagaccgtcatgttacagaccgtcacctcacagaccgtcatgttacagaccgtcatgttacagaccgtcacctcacagaccgtcatgttacagaccgtcacctcacagaccgtcacctcacagaccgtcacgttacagaccgtcatgttacagaccgtcacctcacagaccgtcacctcacagaccgtcacctcacagaccgtcatgttacagaccgttacctcacagaccgtcacctcacagaccgtcatgttacagaccgtcacgtTACAGACTCccacacatgaaacatgtcGTGCAGGTGAAACACAGACATTCTCAGAGAGGCTCACATTGGGAGTAAAGTCTCTCTACAGGATGTGCGATCTGACAGACCGGTCCACACCAGCTGGGCTCTCTTTGTGCCTGGGATGTGGTTGCCTAGCAACCGGTCCCAGCAGCTATCGCCGTGGAATGGGAAGAGGAGTCGGGAGGGGCGGGGCGGGCACTGCATCAATACTGCTTCAGCAGATCACCTCCACCACGAGCAGCTGCACACAAAGAAGCCGCAATGATGTGAGCAGGGACAGATCTGAGATCAGCGGAGCCCAATCAGGAAGCAATTAATGAAGACGGGATCGATTCAATCAGagcaaacatcattaaaaatgcagAGTCCAAACCACAAAGATGAAATATGAAAGTCAAAAACCAGAAAGAGACCTGAGAGCGGGAGCGTCACATCAAACCTCCTCCTGTAAATCACGCGTGTGCTCATTAACACGGAAAAACACCACAGTCCATCTGTGAGACACACAGCTCCCACGgaacgtttagagaacgtttaACAAATCAAAGACGACTGCAGACGTCTGCCCACGCCTCCGTTAATTAACTCTGATTCATAATCGTGTGCAGatcacacctgtacacacctgtgaGCGGCATTCACTACGTTACACAAACATTTGCTGAACGTTtgtgcagacagaaagaagaaactcCTTGCTCACAGATTTTTTAGATTGCTTCATAAAGAGGCTCATATTTAATAAACCACAGAGAcctgcagaggtgtgtgtgtgtgtgtgtgtgtgtgtgtgtgtgtgtgtgtgtgtgtgtgtgtgtgtgtgtgtgaacgaaCGCTGCTTCAGTAACGGACATGAGACAAAATCAGTTTCTTTTCTGAATGAATTCAGAGTTCAGCTACAGGAAATCTGTGAAATCTTCTGCTAACATTCATCAGGCTGCATCATCCTTAGTTTGATCCGAACCCGAATCCGCCTGATGTCTGACTGCCCACAGCGAGCCGGCGGTTCTTCTCGTGGGGATTCAGTGTCCTGAATTCTGCTTTAACAGCCGAGGGGTCTTTTAGCTGAACACCAGAGAACAGTCAAGGTTACAGAGACGTTCTCTGTCTGCATTTTCATTCTCAACATGAAACTAAAGCACCGTCTCAAAATGGGGGATTCACGCCGAGCTGCCAGACGTGCGAGCGCTCCTGACAGGTCGAGTGTTCTTGGGACGGCCTGATCGTTTTTCAGATGCGTCTGAACGAAGCGAGCAAACAAAAAGGACGAATCACGTCTCAGCTGAGTCTCTGCACGAGAAACACTTCAACATTGTTAAAGCTCGTCTCCGCAGACAAACAATGAGCACAAAATGATCAAACAATACAATGCAGGGTTTGGCCTTTTGTTCGCTCCATAAAGGACTGAAGGAGAACTTCCCACTTCAGAACCCAGAAACACTAATGACCTAAAAATCCCCAACAAAGGCGGGACGCTAAAGACCTGAACCACAAGACAGGACGGTGTGCGGCCTCAAAGTCCGAATAAAGAGCGCAGACAAAGCAGGTCATTGTGTGCTCAGGCTGTTCTCATGATGTCGGAGCTTCTCATGGACGAGCACACAAtaacatttttgtctgtttttgcatTTCCGTGCAAATAATTCAGTTTCCCGCTCGGCTTTGATCCGGTTACCTGTCTGGGTGTGGGTGGGAGCATGAATGATGAACTGTTCTCAACCCTGACCACAAATTTACCTATTGTGCCGCCGTGCTTACAGAAGGACTGGACGGTCTTTATTGGAGAACAGAGGCGTTCAAACACGAAACAAACGCAGCATTATTCGTGACCCACTGAATCCCACAGACGTACCTGCTTGCCGTCGAGCGTGTAGATCCTCTTCACCACGCCGCTCTCCAGCTTGATGGCCTCCGTGATGTCGGTGAGCACCTGCTCGAAGGAGTGTGCGGTTTTCTTGTTGAGCAGGACGCGCACGGCCTTACGTGGCTTCACGCCGCTGCGCATGACCGTCACTAGCTTGGGTCGAACAAAGTCCTTGCTCTCTCTGGACTCGCCAGCAGCCTTGGCGGCTAAGGACTGCATGTTCTTCTGGCTGGCCGAGGCCTTCACGTTCACGGACCAGTTGGGGTTGACGTTCTTTGTGTAGTCGACCTTCTTGTAGGAGTTCTCCGATGCACAAACGTAGCTTTCCCCTGTGACGGAAAAAGATAAGCAGGTTAGTGTGGTTGGCATCTCGTCGACCAAGAAACTTCGGAACCTGCAGGTCGTCGAATCAACGGCTTCGTTTCACATGACGTCCGTTTGCTGAACACATGTCAGAGTCCGAACACCAAAGCTGACCGATCAAATATCTGATTTAAAGGTTTCaatctaaaaacaaaccaaaaaataaataaataaaatcaggaaacagtttcatgtttctttttattaataCGCACgtctttgtctgtttgactAAACTTGACTGAgcctcattttaacatttcaggaGATCGAATCTCCTCTGGCATCTTCACAGATACTTTTCCTAAATAATCCTCCATGTTCTCCTTCATTAGCGACCTGGTGTCTGAGGAGCAGATTGTGGCGCTCTCGTTCAGACGGAGAAATCCTGACAAAGAATCCAGAAGGCAACAATTAGACTGAATGTGGAGAAAttacagcaaagacaaaaaggcAGCAAAAGTGGATTACACAGTGCAGAGGAGATTGAGCTATTAATTATACCCCAGCAGAGGAAGCACAATGAAAAGACCCCCGTCCTCCACCCGGTACCACCGGCACCACCCACAGTGCTGCCCCTCTTTGCTGcagtcaccacacacacactccatctaTCTTCCGCGAGCAGCGACACCATCatctcatttttatattttacccCTCGCCCTACTTCTCTACAGGAAGTGATGTCGCCAGAAAGTGGGTCAGAGAGTTGGGTCATGAAAGTGGGTCTGAAGAGAACCTGACAGAACATTTACTGCTGAAGCTTCACGTCACAGCTCAAAGACGTTTCCGCGATCGTCTCGTCTGTGTCAAACAAACACGTCATTCATTAAATCTGATCTGAAATCATCGTTGACAACATGAATCATTTCTGATCAGCTGCTCATGGAGCCGTCTGTCTATCGAGTCAGGACGGCTGAGTCAGACAAACCTTCCACAGACTGACACTGAGCTGACGGAGACCCAGATCGAGCAGAACCACgaaataaaatgtgaacagctGAGCAGAGTGGACGATGTCACGTGTCCAGAGTAACCTTTAGAATAACCGACGGTCcaggtgacctctgacctcatgAAGAAGAAGTCTGAAACATGCTCACCTTCCTCCAGCTCGTCCAAGGTTCCGATCTTGCGCATGCCATCGATGGTGAAGATGAAGCGGACTCCCTGTGGCAGGTTGATGTGGTCGGACAGCGAGCGCGTGAGGTCGGCCAGCAGAGAGTCGAAGGTGCGGAACCGGTCGTTGGCCACGGCGTACACGATACCCTTGAAGTAGCGGTCTCCATTGCGGTAGAAGCGAACCTTCTTGGCCTTCTTCTCGTTGGTCAGGGCCTGCAGAGTGCGCGTGCGGTAGAAGCTGCAGTGGGCGCTATGGGTCGGGCTGGGGAGGCCATTCATGCGTCCACCCCGCGGGGTACGGGAGGCCTTGTCTCGCTCGTCAAAATGTCCAAAGTCCAGCTCCATGATGACGGGAAGTTCTGATGGTTGTGACGGATGTGAGGTGGAGGGGACCGGCTCCGGAGAGTCTacgacacaaagacaaagagcaaagtttgtaaaacaatgaaacacatttaatattttgacCTGATCCAAAAACAGGAATCACCAAATCTCAAAGATACAGTTTGATTCTTCACGTGAACCTCGAGGTCTGGATTCAAACAGTTTCATCTGCGTACAGGACGGTCCATGAAGCATCGAGACATTTTTATCAAGACTAAAGGACTTGGTTCTGACGGTTGGACTTGGTTCTGACGGTTCTGAAGATTCAGCTTCAGATTCTTCACAGATGATCCAGTTTTAATCATCTCTGATGGGAAATCAGATGAATGTTGAAGTCATGATgcagatcatcatcattagATTATTAATCTAAATTAATGTCCCGTCAGCACGTGGTCAGCTGAtctgaaaatatgatttcattGGTTGGTTTGaacgtcagtgtgtgtttgtgttcacatcaTGTTGGACCG encodes the following:
- the LOC104935287 gene encoding neuronal migration protein doublecortin; protein product: MELDFGHFDERDKASRTPRGGRMNGLPSPTHSAHCSFYRTRTLQALTNEKKAKKVRFYRNGDRYFKGIVYAVANDRFRTFDSLLADLTRSLSDHINLPQGVRFIFTIDGMRKIGTLDELEEGESYVCASENSYKKVDYTKNVNPNWSVNVKASASQKNMQSLAAKAAGESRESKDFVRPKLVTVMRSGVKPRKAVRVLLNKKTAHSFEQVLTDITEAIKLESGVVKRIYTLDGKQVTCLQDFFGDDDVFIACGPEKFRYAQDDFSLDDNECRVMKGPKAQRGAKSPGPIRRSKSPAESTNGTGSSSQLSTPISKHSPTSTPNSPGLNNKQKDLYLPLSLDDDDSLGESM